In Listeria cossartiae subsp. cossartiae, one genomic interval encodes:
- the folD gene encoding bifunctional methylenetetrahydrofolate dehydrogenase/methenyltetrahydrofolate cyclohydrolase FolD, which produces MGEIIDGKKLAKEIQEKVTNEVAELAKTGKKPGLAVVLVGDNQASRTYVRNKQKRTEEAGMKSVLIELPENVTEEKLLSVVEELNEDKTIHGILVQLPLPKHISEEKVIDTISYDKDVDGFHPVNVGNLFIGKDSFVPCTPAGIIELIKSTGTQIEGKRAVVIGRSNIVGKPVAQLLLNENATVTIAHSRTKDLPQVAKEADILVVATGLAKFVKKDYIKPGAIVIDVGMDRDENNKLCGDVDFDDVVEEAGFITPVPGGVGPMTITMLLANTLKAAKRIWKTN; this is translated from the coding sequence AAAGCTAGCAAAAGAAATTCAAGAAAAAGTAACAAATGAAGTAGCTGAATTAGCAAAAACAGGTAAAAAACCAGGTCTTGCAGTCGTGCTCGTAGGCGACAATCAAGCATCACGTACATATGTAAGAAATAAACAAAAACGCACAGAAGAAGCAGGCATGAAGTCCGTTTTAATCGAACTTCCAGAAAATGTAACCGAAGAGAAGTTACTATCTGTCGTAGAAGAATTAAATGAAGATAAAACAATCCACGGTATTCTCGTGCAGTTACCATTACCAAAGCATATCTCAGAAGAAAAAGTAATTGATACAATTAGCTATGACAAAGATGTTGACGGTTTCCATCCAGTGAATGTAGGAAATTTATTCATTGGAAAAGATTCATTTGTTCCTTGTACGCCAGCTGGAATTATTGAACTTATAAAATCAACCGGCACTCAAATAGAAGGCAAACGCGCTGTTGTTATTGGTAGAAGTAATATTGTAGGTAAACCAGTAGCACAATTACTGTTAAATGAAAACGCGACAGTAACCATTGCGCACAGCCGTACAAAAGATTTACCACAAGTAGCGAAAGAAGCAGATATTCTTGTTGTAGCAACAGGTTTAGCTAAATTCGTGAAAAAAGATTATATCAAACCAGGTGCAATTGTTATTGATGTTGGCATGGACCGCGATGAAAACAATAAGTTATGCGGCGACGTTGACTTTGATGATGTGGTAGAAGAAGCAGGATTCATTACGCCAGTACCAGGTGGCGTGGGCCCGATGACAATTACAATGCTACTTGCTAACACATTAAAAGCAGCGAAACGCATTTGGAAAACGAATTGA